The DNA window GCAGGGTCGTTCGTCTTGGTGAACGCCAACTAAGCTTCTGAGCTACTGGTCACCGACAGTAGGTAATAACAGCGAAAGTGCAGATCCTTAACGGCTAGCCAAGACAGTAGTAAACTGTAAAGGCACGTCTTGCCTCGCTACGATTGCAGCCACTCACTCAGCCAATCTAAAGTTATTCTGCGCTTCTTTTAAGCTCCTTTGACAATATGTATGGTCAACATCATAAATTAGTTCGTTCTTCCTTACCCCATTCTACCTGTCGTCTTATTATTCGCCAAGTTACCCTTAGAGAATCGATTGCGGGACGCCGCCTCGAAAGACGCCGGCGCCGTGACCCCGGCCATCTCGGTCGAGTCAGCCATGTAAATGAGGCCGACCATTtgattatttaaattatcaTTATAGCGGTCTCCCCATCTTTTGTTTATTACTGCCACCGTCTGGCCTGGGTAACCTAGATATTATTCCACAACTTATAAGCCAGAAAGGACAACACACGAGACATGCCAAGGCATCGCGACTTTTCACTCCGatagttgttgttgttgcccatgtacttcttctcttctcttttcttttttccagAGTTCACATCTATTGTTGTTTCCGTGGCCCAAGCGCCACACCTCAAAGACTTTGACTGTAGACTTTTAACAGAATTCAGTAGCAGAAACGACCATCTCGACCCCTCATAGAAATGGCCACATCGTACAGAACAGACTAACAAAAAGGGATGCACAATTCAggtacacacacacacacgcaTCCTTAGTTACCTGATCCTGCGTAGATCGAATCCTCTGCCCCTTGGACTCTGCAGGTCTAGGGGCATAGAGCCCCATCCCTGGGCCTGGCAACTGTGGAATCGATGGGGTGATGAGCTTCCCAAGGCCAGGCTCCGATGCTCTTAATCTTAGACAGTTTAGTTCCAAGTCTCAGGCGTAAGTCCAGGATCATGGTCCGGCGTACAGAGCAGGGCAGGGCCTAACAGGGCGATTCTCGCCTTTATTCCCTTTCGTTAAATCCTCTCCACTACCACTCGTCTCGGTAGATGCAAGTAACAACTAACAATGCTACGTACATGTTGTCATGACAAATTAACGGTTGTGGAAATTGAGTCTTGGGATTAAATAGCGACCTGGCTGCGAAAAGCTAAATCTTGAGCACCTTGATACGGCCGCTTACTGCATCCAGACTATCCACCACACctagtatatatatctatctacctgTGTTCAGCAGGCATAAATAAGTCTTATTGATACAGCTCACAGAATACGAGTCTCACAAGGCTCGTCTGGCGCTCTGTTTTTGCCCACCCCATAGACACACGCATCAAACCTTGTAGTAACTGTTCCGCTTTGGTAAGGCGGGCAATGACAGCCCGATCCGCCACGTTTTGCTACTACGTAGTATGACTACTATAGCGCTGGTGCGTTTGAGGCTATCGAAGATGTGACAGCGCGTCAATGAGATCAATGCCGGGTGGGGTTTGATAACACCTCGACGCATTGATGGCGAGGAAGACAACATGCTCTACTGAACGCGATGCCACCGCAGTCATTATCTCGTAATGTTATCTCTTATTGGTGAGCCCCGTATCCGTACAGAGTAGAGATTATTACTTTGCACCGAGATATGATATCCAAATGATTGATGTCAACCTGAAGAGAATGTTTCATTTTGATGGGCTTGGCAAAGTACCAGGATATACTACGGACAATCAGAAGCCTTTTACTACATATCATAATATCATATCAACGAGGGTAGGTAGGTGAATACAGGGAAGCGAACTCACCATGTCAAAATTCTAGCATTGATGTAGGAGCTTCGATTGTCTCATGTTAGTTGCTTGCTTTATAGCCTAGAGGTGGGGGTTTGATCTACAATCTAGAACAGGTGTTTGAGAGGCTGGCTAGGTATGTATTCACGATCCAAATCAGAACAAGTAGGCCAATCACATAATTCAATTACAACACAAGACTAGCCACATACTGGTACCTGGTCAACTTCTCACCACGTGCTGCTGTTAAGCATGTATAAACCAATCGTCAAAGCAAAGTACGGGCTTGTCCTTCTGTCAAACAAATGAGCTAGTTGGGACGTGCACTCAGAAAATGCATCCCCATTTCGCCAAAAATGACAGTTGCTTGTCGAAATGAGAATGAAACCCATCAGTCGCTCGCTGACTGTGATTTGCAACCCTGGTTCGGCTTTTCTAGACCACGATATGCTTTCAAACACAATCTCCGTAGACCGAGCAGCAAACGAACCTACCCGCAAGACCCTGTTATTTCTGATGCTTGTACTCCGTACTGCGAGCGCCTCTTGGCGCTGTACCCTCACGGGTAGACACGTCTTTTCACTTTGTAAAGAAGCGACTGCTGTATGCAACCGGCTCCGAAGGAATCATACGTGCGACTGGAAGAGATACTTCAAGCTTCTCACATGCATTTTTTTTTTGATATTATTACCCAGTGGACGAGACATCTGTTTATAGCATTGGAGCGCGACATCAAAGTAAACGATACTTGGAGAAGAAAGGAAATCCATCCATAAATGCGGCTCGAGTTTTAGCCTAACGTCGAATGAAGGGGTGGACCTGGGGTCATCCTGTCAAAGTTGCAGATATGCACGTGACTGAACGTGCTGCAGAAACTCAGATGGGCAGCTGAACTTCGCCTACTAAAGTGCCTGCATGCATGTAGAGAAGACCAACATCGCGAACGAGTCCAGAACTAATTGACCTACTGTCATTGATCACTGCGTGGACATCTCACGAATTCTGCAGGCTACGGTAATTCGACCCTTTCGGCCGATAAAGACATTATGCTCCAGAAAGCCTGGCCTAATGCAACCATAAGCAAAAATCATGGGCTTTACTCCGTACTCTCTCTACATTCAATGTCTCCGGCTTCTAGAACGACACTGGAGATGACGTCTTCTTTCCGCCTCTACCCGTCTCCACCGTCTGTGATCCACTCGAACGTGTATCTAGTGCTTCTCTTAATAACAGCCCCTTTTCGGCAGATTACTCTCTTGTCTAGCTCAACGCGCCAAGGCAGCCCATCACGACATACTATGTATTCCCAATCTCCTGTCGTCAAGGTCTGGCGTCTCGCTCTAATCTCGCCGTCGATCATGCCACGAGCCTTGCCATGGTATCGTTACGATGTGCCCAAGACACTCTCGGCTCCACCTCCACCATAGTCATCACCCCTGCAACTTGGTCTTCAACGCACCCCAGGTTCCTTTTGGGAAAGACATCCTCGAGTCAGCTTCCCAATTCAGCGTGGCATATCACGAAAAACGAACCGCTTCCTAGATTGCCACGCGGATGTATCCCATTTGTGGCGATCTACGGATACTATGTAATAGTAGAATCGTTACGGAGTACAGCCCCTCTCTTTACCTAACGCCGCATGACTTATTAATGTATTGAGCACCAAATTCTCCAGATTGATACTGCGTTACGACTACTCAAGTTTTGCTGAGGAAATGAGACTAGTATCTAGACACCGCTCAAGTGTCTTATTTCGGTTGCTTCAAGCAGGCCAGCCTTAAAATCTGGAAGATGCAATGTGACAGGAACCCAGCATGACTCTTGCCCTTGTACACGGGCACACAACATGACACAGTGTTTGATGTGTTGGCATCAGCTACTGAATCTGACAGACGAGTATGTTCAACCTCACTCGTGGAACAGTGAACTTTTGGATATGCTAGTATGACGCGTGGTAGGCTTCCATGGGATGACTTAGTCTTCAATGTCAACACGTAATCTCTCCAAGCACGAACTATAACAACGATGTTGCATATCAAACAAAATGCGCTGCGATCGACGACGCTACTTGTTTTGTGCCGTTGAATCACAGAATGTTTCGAGACCGTGCGCTAGTGTCAGACTGCATATAACTCCGAACACTCTATAACATATGTCTACATATATCCAGGGATATCAATCAAACACGCCGCCTAACCGATAGCGGCTATACATGTGATGCAACTGCACGGATATTTGAACCGTTAAAGTTGCTATCACACTCCATCAACAATCTGCTGATTTGGAAAGTATGAGACCAGCTGCGACCCTTCAAGGTTTCTGAGCAACTTGCTTTGCTGTATCCTTGTCCGCATCTTCGGTTGCCTGCTTCTTGATCTGTTTTGGGTCTTCTTCCGTGTCACTTTCGGCGGTGACTCGCATGCCCTGGATACCAGCTTCCACTTCCTCGACGAGACTCTCGAGATAATTCAAGTCCCTTTTGACGGAATCAGCATATCATATCGAACAGCTTGACTTATCTCCCCTCTTACCTTCCAACAAGAGTTACTGTGTTATTCTCCTTGCCCCAACGAGGGTAACTTCCCACCTTGACACCCTTGGGCTCAACTTTGGCCGCCAGAGTCGTGAGGAATTCGGCAACACCGCTCTCAGGGATGGGAGTAGAGAACAGAACTCTGTGCGTGCCTTTACCCTCAGGATCAGTAAGTCGGGGTAGAACGTGAGGCTTTAGTCCTTCCAGAAGTCTCTGGACTGTTACCTGGTAAGCAGATGACGATATCAATCACGGGCACAACCTACAAAGTCTGGGGACGCCTGGAAGGATATGGATGTTTCCATTTACAACTGCCACGGGAACCCAGAGGTCTTCCTGAGGAAAGAGGGCCTGCTTCTTGAGATCCCGTGATTCATCCATTGGCAGTTCTGCCATGCGAAGCTTGGCTCTTCTGGCGGGTGAATCAACTTCCCAGTCGAACTTGGGCTGGTTGGGGTGAGGCTTTGAAAGAAGCTTCATCTTCTCAAAGGTCTCCTGGTGAAGCTTGAGAGGCAGGTTGAAGGCTGTGGCAATAGATTGATAGGTGATATCGTCGTGTCTAACATGTTAGTAAATACAAGGCCCATGTACGTGAGTTCTTACGTGGGTCCAATTCCACCACTTTTTTATGTTAGCCATCTGATATACCGGAGTTGTTTCTCCTTACTTGCCTTGTCACGACAAAATCATAGCCATCACTCATTCTTCGAACTGCCTCAATGATCTCACTTTCATCATCCGCAATGACCTCGATTCGTTTGAGACTCTACAACTGTTAAATAACCTCAAACGATACTCAGCACCCATACGTACAATACCGAGGTTGAAGCACCATTTGGCAAGGTAGGCAGAGTTGGTCTATCATGTCAATACTGGCCATGTACCCTATATCAGAACACTCACATCAACCGTCTAGTTCCTTTATGTCAGTATACTCAAAGTACTAGATAGAAACTCCCAGGACATTGTACCTTTCCGCCTAGGACCTCATCTCCAATGATTAAGCAGGCTGCTGTGGAAATAGTGCGCGAGTTGCGCTCATCTGCCGATACAGGAGCCATGATTCGTCCAAGAGCAAATCGTCTGGTGTTATTCGCGATGGGGACTGAGAGATGGCGAGTGATCTGAGAGATGCGTGAGAACATGGATGCCAAGGGCAAGTGTAATGATATGAGAGGTTGAGATAGCAGGGTTAAGTCTGCAAGTCACTCTGTTCATCCAATGTTGTTTGAGTTTAAACTGGATGGAGCTCAACAGAGCTATAGATGACGTTTACTCGCTAGGTGATGGCGGGACAATGTGGGGGCTACCAACGGATACCCTTTGGCGGGGCTTTCATTTCACCAACTCCCATGGATTGCCTGATGATATAGCTACATTGACCTCTATCACAGCTTTGATAAAGCCGCAGAGAAGCTCTCACTTGTTGAAAGAGCTAATAAACAAATACTCAAAGATGGTAACTGCCCGTCCTTTCAGTATACTGCATTTACCCGCTAACAAACATGCTCAGGCATCCGAATCGCGACTGTATACCTTCTCTGGAGAGTCAAAGGACCATCTCCGCAAGTTTCGCCTTACAACTTCCCGGGCTAAGGGACCCCAAGCTGTTATCTGTATGTACGTCTCTTTTTTATGCGGCTTCACCGTTCATACTACTTTGGGCTCCCACTGACCAACCCCTTCTCTAGACCTGATTGATAAGAACACCTACGAGATCCGACAAGACGAAGACAAGACTGTTTATACATCCCTCGAGGAGGTTGGGGATGACCTCCCAGACCATGCTCCCCGCTTTATCCTCTTGAGCTACCCCCTCACCATGGTAAGTTCTGATCGATCTCCTACCAAAGACGAGCAATGTTAACAACCATGTAGGGTGATGGACGTTTATCTGTACCGTATGTTCTCCTCTTCTACCTCCCCGTTACATGCAACGCCGAGATTAGAATGCTTTATGCCGGCGCTAAGGAGTTGATGCGCAACACCGCCGAGGTTGGACGAATTATCGATATTGAGACGGCAGAAGACCTGGAGGAGATTCCCGACAAGCTCAAGTCGGAATAGGCAAACGAAACGCATGTGGAGAGAAATACGGTGGAGCAACGAACACCATATATCATGACATACATAAAAGCGTAAGGTTGATAAATCTAACTACTCGTCTGGCAGCACATCTTGGGAATCTAATCCCAATTGCATCGCAACGTTCTTTACTACTCCTTGAAATGCGAGGCATGCCGGGCTGTCTGGGAATGAGTCAAAATAACTCTCTCCGTAATCacacgccatcctgattctGGGGTCCAGGGGTACTGACCCCAAGAAAGGGATGTCCATTTCCTCGGCCAAGGCACGGCCACCTCCTGTACTAGCCTTGAAGATCTGGCTCTCGTTTGAGCATTTGGGACAGACGAAGCCACTCATGTTCTCTGCAAGACCCAGCACCTTGATACCAGCCTTGCGGCAGAAATCGATTTCCTTTCGTACGTCTAAAAGTGAGACTTCCTGTGGTGTTGTGACCATGACAGCGCCATCAATTCCACTCCCCTTCAAGAATGAGTTCACACTAAGATGTTCATCACTTGTACCCGGAGGTGTGTCGACAAGCAAGAAGTCGAGATCGCCCCATTCAACATCCTTGAGGAACTGTTTGATAAGACCGTTCTTCTTGGGACCCCGCCAAATAACAGCGTCGTCCCGGTTCGGTAGTAAAAACTGAATGCTCATAACGGCAAGGTTATCCATAACCCAGATTGGCGACCACCCTGTACCGCTGACATGGACCGTCTCCCCCTCAACGCCCATCATCTTAGGGATACTGGGTCCGCAGATATCGGTATCCATGATACCTACATTGCTGTTCGGATTTGTTGCAAAGGCATGGGCTAACAGTGAGGTAAATGTGCTCTTACCCACACCACCCTTTCCACTGAGCACCAGAATCTTATGCTTAACGTTCTCTAATCGTGCAGAGATAACTGGAATATCAGGATCCGGGCCCTTGGGCGCTGAAGCACAAATGGCTTGGTTGGGACATCCGGCGCATGAGTCCGCTTTACCGGCCTGCTGTGAATCAGGACCGACGCAGTTCTGAGGTTCTGGCGCGACAAGCTGTGGCTTCTGCTTGATTGGGTTGGCGAAAACTTCGTCGACGGGTTCTGGCGTTTCAAGAGATGGTGCCATGGCTATCGTGATGTGGAAATGTTATGAAGTTGTGGTGATAGTGAGTAGGATGTGGCGAGCCAGTAGCCGGAGCTTAATAATGCTTTGTGTAATTCGTAAACAACGTGTTGCTGGACTGCTGGAAAGATAGATCAGATCTTGAAAGGGTCAAATGGCAGCGAACTTTTCAAGGCCAAATTGCGGTCCAGGTATAAAAAGTGTCTAGAGACAAAGTTGAATCAAAGTTGGGTGGGTAGGTTGTTGATAAAGATAGGTTGGTTGCTTCTAGGGTAAGTGTTGATTCGTTGCTTAGCAAGCGTCGGATGATGGGCAGACGGTTAAGGTGCCGCTACGGATGGAGTGATAGCTCCCGAAAATTTACAGGGATATTGTGAGAACTTCATTGTTTAACATTTGGTTTTGTATTTCTTTGTTGGATATTTGTTAAATAAACTGGTGATCTCAAGtccctttaataaaattccGCTTTCTTCCCATACAGATTGTTTAAAGTACGACATGGATCATTGTCATTAAATGATAACCATGGCTTATTGAAAATCAGACCAAAAATCTGTTTGATATTTTGCCATCGTCTCTTAAAGATTCCATCATTATTCCTATATTTGTAGTTGTGAGTTAGAGGTAGGTATAACAAAGGCTGCAAAGCCCGCCGGATATCGGACCGGTTGGGTGCCGATTTGTATGCAAAAAAACTGAGGGTGGCGGGGTATTATGCTTTCATCTGAGATAAGATAAGCTGGACCCCGCGAAGAATTTATTCTGAACCGATTGCAGACACACTGCGACCATCACGAATTTCCCGAAACTGATATCCAAAATGTCGCCTTCTGCTGATACACCAGAGATCTCAAAATCAGCCGATTCTACGGTTCTGAGCTTGAAGAAATCACTCTGCTCCGAGGATTCACCTCTGCCCATCCGTTTCCGTGCCCTCTTCTCCTTGAAGCACATTGCGACTACTGCTGATGACGACGCTACGAGGGTCGCTGCCATTGAGGCCATCTCCGCTGGCTTCTCTTCGCCCTCGGCTTTGTTGAAGCACGAACTCGCATACTG is part of the Fusarium poae strain DAOMC 252244 chromosome 4, whole genome shotgun sequence genome and encodes:
- a CDS encoding hypothetical protein (BUSCO:40485at5125), which translates into the protein MFSRISQITRHLSVPIANNTRRFALGRIMAPVSADERNSRTISTAACLIIGDEVLGGKTVDTNSAYLAKWCFNLGIVRMGAEYRLSGGIGPTHDDITYQSIATAFNLPLKLHQETFEKMKLLSKPHPNQPKFDWEVDSPARRAKLRMAELPMDESRDLKKQALFPQEDLWVPVAVVNGNIHILPGVPRLFQRLLEGLKPHVLPRLTDPEGKGTHRVLFSTPIPESGVAEFLTTLAAKVEPKGVKVGSYPRWGKENNTVTLVGRDLNYLESLVEEVEAGIQGMRVTAESDTEEDPKQIKKQATEDADKDTAKQVAQKP
- a CDS encoding hypothetical protein (BUSCO:55812at5125), whose protein sequence is MASESRLYTFSGESKDHLRKFRLTTSRAKGPQAVIYLIDKNTYEIRQDEDKTVYTSLEEVGDDLPDHAPRFILLSYPLTMGDGRLSVPYVLLFYLPVTCNAEIRMLYAGAKELMRNTAEVGRIIDIETAEDLEEIPDKLKSE
- the NBP35 gene encoding cytosolic Fe-S cluster assembly factor nbp35 (BUSCO:29890at5125), which codes for MAPSLETPEPVDEVFANPIKQKPQLVAPEPQNCVGPDSQQAGKADSCAGCPNQAICASAPKGPDPDIPVISARLENVKHKILVLSGKGGVGKSTFTSLLAHAFATNPNSNVGIMDTDICGPSIPKMMGVEGETVHVSGTGWSPIWVMDNLAVMSIQFLLPNRDDAVIWRGPKKNGLIKQFLKDVEWGDLDFLLVDTPPGTSDEHLSVNSFLKGSGIDGAVMVTTPQEVSLLDVRKEIDFCRKAGIKVLGLAENMSGFVCPKCSNESQIFKASTGGGRALAEEMDIPFLGSVPLDPRIRMACDYGESYFDSFPDSPACLAFQGVVKNVAMQLGLDSQDVLPDE